The sequence ttgttaaaatttaatgtgatttgtactttttagatcgttttgatgtgctgatatcaaaaataatttttaaaaaataaaaaaaattattgacatgcatttcagcacaaaaaattatttgaaaaacaaccgctaccaaTACAAGTAAAGAAACTCCCATGCATCTTGTACGGATATCGTTCAAGGTGTGAGGATAAGTACCGAAACGTTTCTCACTTTGTATCCATTTGTCGTAAGAGAGCGAGAACGACACTACATATTTTGAGTGTACACAAGTTTTCTCACCATGGCTATAGCTAtgcaaaccaaaaaagaaacgTTTCATTCAAAacttatctctcttttttctttctcaataatTCAGGGTAATATTCCAAGTATTGTGTTAACagtgattgtttttaaagtattttttatttaaaaatatattaaaataatattttttattttaaaaaaattatttttatatccaaacatcaaaataattttaaaatataaaaaaattaatttaagataaaaaaatatttttccctgAAATATCGGTGACACCGCAGAATCAATCACTGACATTTTACTATTTTAGCCGTCCCAACTAAAATCTGCCGACCTCTTTCTTATGGTCAACCGTCCCAAAAACGACATGTTCGTCCACTTATTTTGCTACTGTTTGACTGTGTCCTTTTCttcacctttttctttctttaatttaatcaaactaCGAGCTTGATGCAAGAAAAGTGAGAAGTAGGCGTCCAAAAACATGAACCCAGAGCTTAAAGCAagccatggaaaaaaaaaaatcaaagataccTAGCTTTCTTTTAGATCGATTGGGATCGAATACCAAATCCACCATCTTTTAATCctttactttttagattttcaatttaactaACATCATACGGGTTCACAGTTGTTCTAGCTAGAGTGGGGAAGAAGAAGGCAGCAAGAATCCCATAGTTTACATGCAAATGAACAAATGGACTGACCCTCTAATCTCTTTCGAGAAAAAGCTGAGTTAATCATCTGATTCCACAGCTCCTGGCCGCTACCGCTGCTGTTTAGAAGTACTGTTTGTTAAACTTTGTCGTTCTTGTTGATGGTGATCTGGTTAAGAGGATTCTAGGATGTGATTGGATGTCTCTGCAACAGAGATAGTGTGGCTGTGCTCTCCTTCATAGGTAACTACAAGCATTGATGGATCATCTAAAGCTCTCTCCACATGCTTGCGAGCTGGACATCCTCTCACACTACTGCACTTGTAGTAACCTCTGTggaacaaatcaaaatattatcagCACTATCTATCTCCAGAAACccagtatttgtttttttaaaaagaaaaaaattacttgtatCATCTGGTATCTGCCCAAGAATCTAAACTTTATTGTCTgactcaattatatttttaatgtagacATTGATTCATACGGATTTTTAGCGAAAATCATAGGAAATCAATGGTCTATTGTTTGGAAACTCATGCATAGAACTGAAAATTCAATACAaccatacaaaaaagaaagaagcatacCTTGGATGTGGAGATCCTTTAATGGGCTTTTGACCATACTTTCTCCAAGAGTAGTCATCAGGTGGAATATCAGACATCTTCAAGCTGATTGCTGGAACCCTCACCActcttttcaatctcatctttcTGCTATGCAAGAAATCCACAACTAATAAGTACAAAATCCATGATAATTAGGCGTAAACCCGAATCTTGAAAGAGAGTTATGATTTGTACCTTTTCTTGGAGCAACGGCAACGACCAGAAGAGGCACACTTGCCAGCAGAATCCGAATTTTCAGAGCTACACtttcttttcaaagaagagGTAGATAAAGGTGGCTTCCCCGCTGAAGAAACCCGAGAAACATTTGTGATATGAAAAGATGACGAAGACGATGGCTGTTTGCTATCAGTATCACCAGTCAATGAAGACACAAAAGAGTTCCCAGCTGAAGAACAAGAGAAGTTTATAGTAGTTGCCGAATCTTTCCTCTCAATCTCCCCGTTCTTTGGCTCTACAATAGGATAATGATTTTTGTTATGAACTGGGGGTGGAATCTGCTGGATTGGTGTGGCATAATAAACCTGATTAGCTTCAAGAACTTGATAATCTTGTTCTCGTCTTTGGTTAACTGGAGGAGTAGACACAGGGGCTCTTCTAAAGCGCGCATGGCCAGTTCTGTTACGAGGCAGAAGAGAAACGACTTTCTTGAATTTAGGAGCGGCAACATCTGCAACAGCCTTGCAATCCATTTCCACATCCATGGAAGTTCTCGAGGTTGGAGTTGATGACTGGTGAAGATTTTCTTGATTCTGTTGGGATAATAATCTAATTAGCTTGTTAACACTCTCGAGTCCTGAAGCCGCTTCTTCGACTGCGTTTTCTTCCATCTTAGTTACTAAAAAACAACTGTTCCTGGAAGCCATCATGAGTTCCACAGCCATGATCACTGAAACCACACCATAGAAGTAGAACAGAGAGAAAgacgagaaaagaaaagaaaaggcgagtGAGATGAAAATGTGAGGACTGTAGATAAAGGATGAGGGAGTGTCTATTCAGTGTGGTCAAAATTACTTGAACTCGGCTCTCAAAACTATTTAGGAGCACGAATTTTTTCGtgttcttccttctcttttatCGCCGGAACGGTAGGTATTAGGATTAGCGGTGTGCATGTATCGGGTCGGGTTGGCGGtacaatttttaatataaaatggaAAAGCGTATCGTACCACCAGACCAAAATATCGTTTTGGGTCAAAATATCTCCATAAATAAATGACATGTAGGACCCGCTAGCCTCCTTCTTGGATTACTAAATAGTTAATTTGGTGTAATTAGTTTGTATATTAGTGCTGTGATGTTGGGGactcaattgttttaaaaaaatatataaaaaatatacagttTTCGGGAGATTTCGGAGCACTATCATcaaattgaaaagtttttttattaagataattttcaaccaaagtttctttaacaatttattattattattattttaaaaaattattaaattttaaataaaaactaatgatAATATTTAAGAATTGTATCAAAACTGAAAAGCAagtaaatctaataaaaatattttaaagtgtaaaaagttaaagaaaaataacataaaggAATAGACCCGCGAGCTTgacctattttattttaatttttttgtattaaggGGGTGGCCATGCACACGTTGTACGTaccttattttcttaaaaaaaatgtgacaaACCAGAGGTTATCTGCCACAATTGATCAAATATGCACATCCACAACGGAATTCAATCCTGCAATCTCGACTTTGTCTTGCGCATGATAACCAATCTAGGCATAGCATGGAATTGGTATAAGATGATTAAAAAGAGTATATTAAGGTATTTTATTATTCACATAAATAGTAAATCACCATAATAAATATTAGTTCTCTTAGAGTGTTTAGatgataaaactaaaacaaaactaggatttGTAAGCATTAGACAACATCGGTGTTTTATGATAAATGATATGCAAAATACTAAAATGTGTAAACATTATATTGTACTATTGATACACTCACGTATTAATGTGAATTTCCtgtgcatttttttaatttttaattagtcatcaaaacttttatttttaggcaatttaatcataattaaagGTTAATTGCTTCTAATTTTATAGGCaagaaaaagttgaaaaaaagaaggattgaAGTGGAAAAAGTGCCTAATATGGGTAACGTGTCTAAATTTGCGTGAAAAGTACACTTTGGTCAACTTACTTCacaaataatacaatttttgtctctttaaatattaaaaatttaattttgatccaaaatttaattttttttattttttagttcttattAGACAACAAAGAGAGACAGATTGTAGGATTATGAtgatagaaagaaatttatcgttgacaacaattttaaccatgaaaaaaattaattttaatttcaacaagtttcatttaataataagagtttaaCTAGGGTGTTATATCACCCTAACATTTTTTGTGAAAGTAGATTAaagcttgaaattttttttgggttttatattgattttttgtttttaaattaattattggtCTGTAGATTAAAGCAAGTTTATTTGGGTTTATAGATTGCTTTCTATGTTTTGTTTGAGTAAAAAAAGGTGAAATAcaattttttggttgaaaacCCATTACCTTGATTTCCCATAAAACTCCAGTAGTTAAATTTTAGACCTGCAGATGACATATTGTCTACATTTTCCCCCATTCTTTATGCTGCTAACTCTCagtttggtcctttttttttagtttgcctTAGATTATTTGGGGAAAAATAAAGGTTTGGAATGAGGGTCAAGCCTCTTTACATGTACGGGCCACACCATTTGTATGGCCTAAGAGCATGGGCTGCCTTGCGGGCCTAacctatataatatatatatttatttattttttatttccttttcatgaaaattaattttttttttaatattaatgtttttttatgttttcgaaATCTTTCAGATATactgtatcaaaaataattttttgaaagataaaaaatattattttaatatattttccaagtaaaaacattttaaaaagcaaccactgCCACAACCTCAAATATCATCTAAAATGTTATATTAGCtgtgttatattatttatattcttgaatgatataaaattatttttaaaaataaaaaggaaaaataataggATAAAAggacataattatacaagaaaaagGTTCGATTGCACCATCATGGCAATTATTTGATTGGATTTGTTAGGATTCTAAAGATTTTGTGCAAGATGCAAATCAATTAATTAGAATGTTGTTCTCTGTGATATGCTTACAACGGGGCCAAACAAGCCATCaagcatgtgtgtgtgtataaaaacaTACAGATGGTACCATTCCATCAAGAAGTTGatgtttcatttctttttgtttaagcAACTTTGTCCCTTTAGGGATGGCAATTAATGGATATGAACATCACAACAACATctcttgtaatttttgtttctacTTGTCATCCTTACGagtcaacaaaataattttatcaatttagctacATTTCTTGCAACGATGTTGATTATAGAGCATATAGCAAATAGAGCAAGAAGGTGTTTGCAGTATAGATTTGTATATACCCTTTATCTCCTTTGTATATTATACTCCGAGGGTGTTTGCACTAaagatataattattattttaatgtgaattttactaaaaaaacaaacaacaactcACCTTATCTCTATCCCAAATATATACAATGCCGTCGATGGATTCCAAGAAgaatctttttagttttaatattttgatttagaatagtcaaatttgaaattgaaacatGTCTAAAAATCATTACACAATGGCATTTTATAGTTTCTGGAATTGGAGTATGATGTAAACAAATAATCTTTATATGATcaaggaaacaaacaaaaaaaactcgcCCTAGAAATAAACTAATCAAGTGCTAATTGCATGCTTAGTGAGTCCATTTCTTTAATGCTAATCATCAGGTAGGTTATGCCATTACTTGTACACGCTTTTGCACTGGATAGAAACTCTGCCTCCGTAGCCTTTTCCACATGCTTACCAATTTTAATCCGATGGCTCACCTTTCCTACCAAACGTTGACCATCGGCACACCACCATTGACTTCTTCAAATAATTAGATGGAGTAAAAGTTGATGAgcccatcaaaataaaaaaaaaatataggagtAGATAAATATTGTCAAAACATGCAATTGTGCCAGCGGATTTGTAGTCAAAATATCGAACCCGCGTGCATTTTGATTTTGTGGAGCTTGAATCCGCACTGTTGAGTTTCATGAATTtgctagtatattttttaatatgaaaaaataaataatgtgaGGATTATTTAGATatgattcaattgatttaatggatctaaagataatatttatgattgataaaaacatgatttataaaaattttcaaaatgaacatcttttatttaaaaaaaaatattaaaatgataatatattagatcGATCTGAGTTAACTcggattaatttttcaaatttagaaTTTGGATCATGAAAccatgattattttataaaaaaaaaattgatacaaattatgaatctcaatctcaaattaattcaaagttaaatgataaaattgaaaaaaaattaaataaaaaaataactcgtctcAACTCGAATTAACTTTCCAAACACATGATCCAGGTCATAAGATTCGGATAtccttataaaaagtaaattgaaacaaattatgcatctcaattcttaaaaaaaaaaaatcaatattgaaaaatgaaattggatttaaaaaaaaaagacatagaAAAATACCAAAGTCGACTTTTGCCAAACTCATAACCCGGGttatgagattgtgataacctcaaagaaaataaatcaaaataaattatgaaacctaattcttaaacaaccaaaatattaaagaatcaaattaaaaaaataactcattaaaaaatggataaaaaatgaCTCGAGTTAACAATGTTAAACCAACTAAACCCGTGACTCGGGTCATGCGGCTAGTATAACTTGAtagaaagtaaaatgaaataaattataaagaataatttttaattaactaaatgttaaaagatgaaactgtaaaaatatttaattaaaaatatatataaaaatataaattaatctagttaacttgataaattcatttcataataatataataattttataaaataaattataaaacttaaatcaatacgaaaagaaaactaa is a genomic window of Populus alba chromosome 5, ASM523922v2, whole genome shotgun sequence containing:
- the LOC118045718 gene encoding probable WRKY transcription factor 15 isoform X2, producing the protein MAVELMMASRNSCFLVTKMEENAVEEAASGLESVNKLIRLLSQQNQENLHQSSTPTSRTSMDVEMDCKAVADVAAPKFKKVVSLLPRNRTGHARFRRAPVSTPPVNQRREQDYQVLEANQVYYATPIQQIPPPVHNKNHYPIVEPKNGEIERKDSATTINFSCSSAGNSFVSSLTGDTDSKQPSSSSSFHITNVSRVSSAGKPPLSTSSLKRKCSSENSDSAGKCASSGRCRCSKKRKMRLKRVVRVPAISLKMSDIPPDDYSWRKYGQKPIKGSPHPRGYYKCSSVRGCPARKHVERALDDPSMLVVTYEGEHSHTISVAETSNHILESS
- the LOC118045718 gene encoding probable WRKY transcription factor 7 isoform X1, with amino-acid sequence MAVELMMASRNSCFLVTKMEENAVEEAASGLESVNKLIRLLSQQNQENLHQSSTPTSRTSMDVEMDCKAVADVAAPKFKKVVSLLPRNRTGHARFRRAPVSTPPVNQRREQDYQVLEANQVYYATPIQQIPPPVHNKNHYPIVEPKNGEIERKDSATTINFSCSSAGNSFVSSLTGDTDSKQPSSSSSFHITNVSRVSSAGKPPLSTSSLKRKCSSENSDSAGKCASSGRCRCSKKSRKMRLKRVVRVPAISLKMSDIPPDDYSWRKYGQKPIKGSPHPRGYYKCSSVRGCPARKHVERALDDPSMLVVTYEGEHSHTISVAETSNHILESS